The Thiohalomonas denitrificans genome contains a region encoding:
- a CDS encoding TusE/DsrC/DsvC family sulfur relay protein, with amino-acid sequence MATMDVAGNSVEVDEEGYLTNINDWDKDVAIELAKSENLEMTESHWEVIEFLREYYQEYQIAPAVRVLTKAIGKKLGPEKGNSKYLYELFPYGPAKQACKIAGLPKPTGCI; translated from the coding sequence ATGGCTACGATGGACGTTGCAGGTAATAGCGTTGAAGTTGACGAGGAAGGCTACCTCACCAACATCAATGACTGGGATAAGGATGTGGCTATTGAGTTGGCCAAGTCCGAGAACCTTGAAATGACCGAATCTCACTGGGAAGTTATCGAATTCCTGCGTGAGTACTACCAAGAGTACCAGATTGCTCCGGCAGTCCGCGTACTGACCAAAGCCATTGGCAAAAAGCTTGGGCCAGAGAAAGGCAACAGCAAGTATCTCTACGAACTGTTCCCGTACGGCCCGGCCAAGCAGGCCTGCAAGATCGCTGGTCTGCCGAAGCCGACCGGCTGCATTTAA
- a CDS encoding respiratory nitrate reductase subunit gamma translates to MAGLFYAALFYFATAFFVGGLAYKIYKYAKTPAPLKIPTTPAPTTKSGVVARMAREVVFFESLFKGNKWIWLFGWMFHVGLALVLLRHLRYFMDPIPGVIVFIQPFGMYAGFAMAIGLLGLWGRRLVVDRIRYITNPSDHLMLALLVAIGGSGLMMKFVAHTDIIAVKTFFLGLMSFSLQPLPTDPLLLIHLALVAVLMIIFPISKLLHAPGVFFSPTRNQVDNPRERRHVAPWAAELDKS, encoded by the coding sequence ATGGCAGGGCTTTTTTATGCCGCACTGTTTTATTTCGCGACGGCGTTTTTCGTTGGCGGTCTCGCCTACAAAATCTACAAATATGCGAAAACGCCGGCGCCCCTGAAGATTCCGACCACACCCGCCCCGACAACCAAGAGCGGCGTGGTGGCACGCATGGCTCGCGAGGTCGTCTTCTTCGAAAGCCTGTTCAAGGGCAACAAATGGATCTGGCTGTTCGGCTGGATGTTCCATGTAGGGCTGGCATTGGTGCTGCTGCGCCATCTGCGCTACTTCATGGATCCTATCCCGGGCGTAATCGTCTTTATTCAGCCGTTCGGCATGTATGCGGGTTTCGCCATGGCGATTGGGCTGCTCGGCCTGTGGGGCCGCCGCCTGGTTGTTGACCGCATTCGCTATATTACAAACCCTTCGGACCACCTGATGCTTGCACTGCTGGTGGCCATTGGTGGAAGTGGTCTGATGATGAAGTTCGTGGCTCATACCGACATTATCGCCGTCAAGACCTTCTTCCTGGGACTGATGAGCTTCAGTCTGCAGCCGTTGCCGACAGACCCGCTTCTGTTGATCCATCTGGCCCTGGTCGCCGTACTGATGATCATCTTCCCGATCAGCAAGCTACTGCACGCGCCGGGCGTATTCTTTAGCCCGACCCGTAATCAGGTCGATAACCCGCGCGAGCGTCGGCACGTGGCCCCCTGGGCTGCTGAGCTGGACAAGTCGTAA
- the dsrK gene encoding sulfate reduction electron transfer complex DsrMKJOP subunit DsrK: MAADFQTPEFREYPAVPNKLVPDATAHLKPFVAKPDHNEKLGFPGELVDDWHDKAIEKMGDLLGKYRGLQVFLDACVKCGSCTDKCHYYQGTSDPKNMPVARQDLLRSVYRRHFTFAGKYFPKLVGARELDREVLDEWYSYFHQCSQCRRCSVFCPYGIDTAEISMAAREILDTIGYGQKYCNEILGKVQTVGNNLGLPGPALKATMAEFEEEMEDDTGLPIKLPIDVEGADVLLITPSADFFAEPHIDGLMGYAKVFHEAGISWTLSSYAAEAANFSMFIGSYSNMKVVAERIRKAALDLGVKRIMVGECGHAWRVAYSFWNTVAGVGSGAAEDDEYGQKLQKQLDHRYPIPQHICEFTYGLLQEGKLRLDPAANDHRTVTFHDSCNVARASRMGDKPGGQFDIPRALLKAACNNYVDMDPDTIREVTYCCGGGGGLLTDDLMEIRVKGALPRMEALKDVMQNQGVTNMAAICAICKAQFAKVMPYFDIPMDTILSTHQIVGDALVMSGSTQETALDGGDDSSEKAEGTVEATQ, encoded by the coding sequence GTGGCCGCTGATTTCCAGACACCGGAATTTAGGGAATACCCCGCTGTTCCCAACAAGCTGGTTCCCGACGCAACGGCGCACCTGAAGCCGTTCGTCGCCAAGCCGGATCACAACGAGAAGCTCGGCTTCCCGGGCGAACTGGTGGACGACTGGCACGATAAGGCCATCGAGAAGATGGGCGACCTGCTGGGCAAGTACCGCGGCCTGCAGGTTTTCCTGGATGCCTGCGTCAAATGTGGTTCGTGTACCGACAAATGCCATTACTACCAGGGTACGTCGGACCCGAAAAACATGCCCGTAGCGCGCCAGGATCTGCTGCGTAGCGTCTATCGTCGCCACTTCACCTTTGCCGGGAAGTACTTCCCCAAACTGGTGGGTGCCCGGGAACTGGACAGAGAGGTGCTGGACGAGTGGTACAGCTACTTCCACCAGTGCTCGCAATGCCGTCGCTGCTCGGTGTTCTGTCCTTATGGTATCGACACCGCCGAGATCTCCATGGCCGCCCGCGAGATCCTGGATACCATCGGCTACGGCCAGAAGTACTGCAACGAGATTCTCGGCAAGGTACAGACGGTCGGTAACAATCTCGGTCTCCCTGGTCCGGCCCTCAAGGCCACCATGGCAGAATTCGAAGAGGAGATGGAAGACGATACCGGTCTGCCGATCAAGTTGCCGATTGACGTCGAAGGCGCCGACGTGCTGCTCATCACGCCCTCTGCGGACTTCTTTGCCGAGCCTCACATCGATGGTCTGATGGGGTACGCCAAGGTCTTCCACGAGGCGGGGATCAGCTGGACGCTCTCCTCGTATGCAGCCGAAGCAGCCAATTTCTCCATGTTTATCGGCTCCTACTCCAACATGAAGGTGGTGGCCGAGCGTATCCGCAAAGCGGCACTGGATCTCGGGGTCAAACGCATCATGGTCGGCGAGTGCGGCCACGCCTGGCGTGTCGCCTACAGCTTCTGGAATACCGTTGCCGGCGTCGGCTCGGGTGCCGCGGAAGATGACGAATACGGCCAGAAACTGCAGAAGCAGCTGGATCACCGCTATCCGATCCCTCAGCACATCTGTGAGTTCACCTACGGCCTCCTGCAGGAAGGGAAACTGCGACTTGATCCGGCCGCCAACGACCACAGGACCGTTACCTTCCACGACTCCTGTAACGTGGCGCGTGCGTCGAGGATGGGTGACAAGCCCGGAGGCCAGTTCGATATTCCGCGCGCCCTGCTCAAGGCGGCGTGCAACAACTACGTCGACATGGATCCCGATACCATTCGTGAGGTGACCTACTGCTGCGGTGGCGGCGGCGGTCTGCTGACCGATGACCTCATGGAGATCCGCGTCAAGGGTGCCCTCCCCCGTATGGAGGCACTCAAGGATGTGATGCAAAACCAGGGTGTGACCAACATGGCGGCCATCTGCGCCATCTGTAAGGCCCAGTTTGCCAAGGTCATGCCCTATTTCGACATCCCGATGGATACCATTCTCTCCACACATCAAATCGTGGGTGATGCACTGGTTATGTCGGGTTCGACGCAGGAAACGGCACTCGATGGCGGAGACGACTCTTCGGAAAAAGCCGAAGGGACCGTCGAGGCTACCCAGTAA
- a CDS encoding NAD(P)-binding protein, with protein MATSSDDMKKDFTYRRYQDGDDKHGPLNQEIFQASWTHKCPTYVHRTPPCQGSCPSGHDVRGWLDIVRGIEKPAGEMTMPEYAFRRNTDANPFPSIMGRVCPAPCEDGCNRNMVEDHVGINSVEQYIGDTALREGYKFEVGEDTGKKIAVIGGGPAGLAAAYQLRRKGHAVTIFEAYDLLGGMMRYGIPGYRTPRDVLDGEINRIVEMGVEVKTGTKIGVDVKLDDVEKEYDAVLFAMGAQSGRPLPIPGADAVNCISGVAFLAAFNEDRLKAVSGRVVVIGGGDTSIDVASVARRLGHISVENEKDRPEHVIINQTAHDAAMVANRTGADVMLISRSPVEKMPAAEHEIEDATREGVSIRGQLNPAEVIKGEDGRAKALRVQKLEADGKTPIEGEFEDIEAELIVAAIGQTGDWEGMEGLANDHGLMDADKHFQVPNKPGYFVCGDIVRPHLLTTAIGQASIACESIDHYLKHEQLVKRPRVDVHHFDLMNKLMETGLQPEHFQAEPKTDLTTKDIDVGLRGTSEAGYAVHNYEDRSQNEIIPADELFLGHFDYTPRHKRKSIEVTSEEVLGHFEERLQPLAEEEAIDEAKRCMSCGMCFECDNCVVFCPQEAVKKVPANQRTMGRYVYTDYDKCIGCHICADVCPTGYIDMGMGE; from the coding sequence ATGGCGACTTCTAGTGACGATATGAAAAAAGATTTTACCTACCGCCGCTACCAGGACGGTGACGACAAACATGGGCCGTTGAACCAGGAGATCTTCCAAGCAAGCTGGACTCACAAGTGCCCGACCTACGTTCACCGGACCCCGCCGTGCCAGGGCAGTTGCCCCTCCGGCCACGACGTTCGCGGCTGGCTGGATATCGTCCGCGGCATCGAGAAGCCTGCCGGCGAAATGACGATGCCGGAGTATGCATTCCGTCGTAACACCGATGCCAACCCGTTTCCCTCCATCATGGGTCGTGTCTGCCCCGCCCCCTGTGAGGATGGCTGCAACCGCAACATGGTTGAAGATCACGTCGGTATCAATTCGGTCGAACAGTACATTGGCGATACGGCGCTGAGAGAAGGGTACAAATTCGAAGTCGGGGAAGACACCGGCAAGAAGATCGCCGTCATCGGCGGCGGCCCGGCCGGACTCGCCGCGGCCTACCAGCTGCGTCGCAAGGGTCACGCCGTGACCATCTTCGAAGCCTATGACCTGCTCGGCGGCATGATGCGCTACGGCATCCCCGGCTACCGTACTCCGCGTGATGTCCTTGATGGTGAAATCAACCGTATCGTCGAGATGGGTGTCGAAGTGAAGACCGGCACCAAAATCGGTGTGGACGTCAAGCTGGATGATGTCGAGAAAGAGTACGATGCCGTTCTGTTCGCCATGGGCGCCCAGTCGGGCCGTCCGCTGCCGATCCCCGGTGCCGATGCCGTCAACTGCATCAGCGGCGTCGCCTTCCTGGCTGCCTTCAACGAAGACCGCCTGAAGGCTGTATCCGGCCGGGTCGTGGTCATTGGTGGTGGTGATACCTCCATCGACGTGGCATCTGTCGCCCGCCGTCTGGGTCATATCTCGGTCGAGAACGAAAAAGATCGCCCGGAGCACGTCATCATCAACCAGACCGCTCACGATGCGGCCATGGTGGCGAACCGCACCGGTGCGGATGTCATGCTGATCTCCCGCTCTCCGGTCGAGAAAATGCCGGCTGCCGAGCATGAAATCGAGGATGCCACCCGCGAAGGTGTCAGCATTCGCGGTCAATTGAACCCGGCCGAAGTCATCAAGGGTGAGGACGGCCGCGCCAAGGCGCTGCGGGTCCAGAAACTGGAAGCCGATGGGAAAACCCCCATTGAAGGTGAATTCGAGGACATCGAAGCCGAACTCATCGTCGCTGCCATTGGTCAGACCGGTGACTGGGAAGGCATGGAAGGCCTCGCCAACGATCACGGCCTGATGGACGCGGACAAGCACTTCCAGGTTCCGAACAAGCCGGGCTACTTCGTTTGCGGCGATATCGTGCGTCCGCACCTGCTGACCACTGCCATCGGCCAGGCCTCCATCGCCTGCGAGAGCATCGATCACTATCTGAAACATGAGCAGCTGGTGAAACGTCCGAGGGTGGACGTGCATCACTTCGATCTCATGAACAAGCTGATGGAAACGGGTCTGCAGCCGGAGCACTTCCAGGCCGAGCCGAAAACCGACCTCACCACCAAGGATATTGATGTCGGCCTGCGCGGTACCTCCGAAGCCGGATACGCGGTACATAACTACGAAGACCGCTCGCAGAACGAAATCATCCCGGCCGATGAGCTCTTCCTGGGACACTTCGACTATACGCCGCGGCACAAGCGCAAGAGCATCGAGGTTACCTCCGAGGAGGTTCTCGGTCACTTCGAAGAGCGTCTCCAGCCGTTGGCCGAAGAGGAAGCGATCGACGAAGCCAAGCGCTGCATGAGCTGCGGCATGTGCTTCGAGTGCGATAACTGTGTGGTGTTCTGTCCGCAGGAAGCCGTCAAGAAGGTGCCGGCCAACCAGCGCACCATGGGTCGCTACGTCTATACCGACTACGACAAGTGCATCGGTTGCCATATCTGCGCCGACGTCTGCCCGACCGGCTACATCGATATGGGCATGGGTGAATAA
- the dsrO gene encoding sulfate reduction electron transfer complex DsrMKJOP subunit DsrO encodes MSEDTNLERREFLGNGAKLAAGLTIAPGVVVYGLSEASVPDRPADQPANSARRWGMLVDSNKCATGCDACVTACGKENGWDEGEPNSSPEQKAQWIRKVELRHKGTGKTHSLPMMCQHCENPPCVDVCPTNASMKRADGIVLVDRHRCIGCRYCMMACPYKARSFIHETLTDQEPHMPRGKGTVESCTMCAHRVDEGREPACVEECPEQAILFGDLNDPDSAIAQALTRYDSTAVREDLGLNPGVRYRGI; translated from the coding sequence ATGAGCGAAGACACGAATCTCGAACGCCGTGAATTCCTCGGTAACGGCGCAAAGCTGGCTGCCGGCCTGACGATCGCACCCGGTGTGGTCGTGTATGGCCTCTCCGAGGCGTCGGTCCCCGACCGCCCCGCCGACCAGCCCGCGAACAGCGCCCGCCGCTGGGGCATGCTGGTGGACAGCAATAAGTGTGCAACGGGATGTGACGCGTGCGTCACCGCCTGTGGCAAGGAAAACGGATGGGACGAGGGTGAGCCCAATTCGAGCCCCGAGCAGAAGGCGCAGTGGATCCGAAAGGTCGAACTGCGCCACAAGGGGACGGGCAAGACCCATTCCCTGCCGATGATGTGCCAGCACTGTGAAAATCCGCCATGTGTCGATGTTTGTCCGACCAACGCTTCCATGAAGCGCGCAGACGGTATCGTCCTGGTGGACCGTCACCGCTGTATCGGCTGCCGCTATTGCATGATGGCGTGCCCCTATAAGGCACGCTCCTTCATACATGAAACACTGACGGATCAGGAGCCCCATATGCCGCGCGGCAAGGGCACTGTCGAGAGCTGTACCATGTGTGCGCACCGGGTCGACGAAGGTCGCGAGCCGGCCTGTGTGGAGGAGTGTCCGGAGCAGGCCATCCTGTTTGGCGACCTGAACGACCCCGACAGCGCCATCGCGCAGGCTCTGACCCGGTACGATTCCACCGCAGTTCGCGAGGATCTGGGTCTGAATCCCGGCGTTCGCTACCGCGGTATCTGA
- the nrfD gene encoding NrfD/PsrC family molybdoenzyme membrane anchor subunit, producing MKKTLYTQIEGGKGFWALLAGFGVVILAGLASMYYMEHNGHWVTGMNNSVVWGTPHVFAIFLIVAASGALNVASIGSVFGKKMYKPLAPLSGILAVALLVGGLAVLVLDLGRPDRLIVAMTNYNFKSIFAWNIILYTGFMAIVAVYLWMMLEKRFNKYSKSVGTFAFVWRLLLTTGTGSIFGFLVAREAYDAALMAPMFVVMSFSFGLAIFMLVLFTSYRMTGRPLGDYVVNRLKNLLGVFVAGVLYFVLVYHLANLYATEHHGVESFILTSGGIYTMLFWVGQILLGSLVPLAILYGPTGNSRGWISIASVLVILGGLSQLYVLLIGGQAYPMKTFPGYEGSSSFGDGMIASYSPTLPEVLLGIAGFAIALVAVTIAVRHLRALPASLADGETDPHAA from the coding sequence ATGAAGAAAACGCTCTACACGCAGATTGAGGGAGGAAAGGGCTTTTGGGCCCTGCTCGCCGGCTTTGGTGTGGTAATCCTGGCCGGTCTCGCCTCCATGTATTACATGGAGCACAACGGCCACTGGGTCACCGGGATGAACAACAGCGTGGTCTGGGGTACCCCGCACGTCTTTGCCATCTTCCTGATCGTCGCCGCCTCCGGGGCCCTGAACGTGGCCTCCATCGGCTCCGTCTTCGGTAAGAAGATGTACAAGCCGTTGGCCCCGCTGTCCGGCATTCTCGCCGTTGCGCTGCTGGTAGGCGGCCTGGCGGTGCTGGTCCTCGATCTGGGCCGGCCCGATCGGCTGATCGTGGCGATGACCAACTACAACTTCAAGTCGATCTTCGCCTGGAATATCATCCTCTACACCGGGTTCATGGCCATCGTTGCCGTCTACCTGTGGATGATGCTGGAGAAGCGCTTCAACAAGTACAGCAAATCCGTGGGGACATTCGCTTTTGTCTGGCGCCTGCTCCTCACCACCGGTACCGGCTCCATCTTCGGTTTCCTGGTGGCGCGTGAGGCCTATGATGCGGCCCTGATGGCGCCGATGTTCGTGGTAATGTCGTTCTCGTTCGGTCTGGCCATCTTCATGCTGGTGCTGTTCACCTCCTACCGCATGACCGGTCGCCCGCTGGGCGACTATGTGGTGAATCGCCTCAAAAACCTGCTGGGTGTGTTCGTTGCAGGTGTTCTCTACTTTGTGCTGGTCTATCACCTCGCCAACTTGTATGCCACCGAGCATCATGGCGTCGAAAGCTTCATCCTGACCAGCGGCGGTATCTACACCATGCTGTTCTGGGTTGGCCAGATCCTGCTGGGTTCCCTGGTGCCCCTGGCGATTCTCTACGGTCCCACGGGTAACTCTCGCGGCTGGATCTCCATCGCCTCGGTACTGGTCATCCTCGGCGGACTCTCGCAGCTGTATGTGCTCCTCATCGGCGGTCAGGCCTACCCGATGAAGACGTTCCCGGGGTATGAGGGGTCGAGCTCATTCGGGGACGGCATGATCGCCAGCTACAGCCCGACTTTGCCTGAAGTCCTGTTGGGTATCGCCGGCTTCGCGATCGCCCTGGTAGCTGTCACTATCGCAGTACGGCACCTGCGCGCCCTCCCCGCCAGCCTGGCGGATGGTGAAACGGATCCGCACGCAGCCTGA
- a CDS encoding cobyrinate a,c-diamide synthase has product MAHLLIGAPSKSSGKTTLTLGLCAALARRGLVVQPFKKGPDYIDPMWLGRAAGRPCYTLDFNTMDRKEILGTFRSYSEPATISLVEGNMGLYDSLDVAGAHSNAALAALLGAPVLLVVNVKGATRSIVPLIRGFLEFEPKVHFAGILLNNVAGDRHEKRLREVIGHYLDIPVVGAVHRDPALAIDERHLGLVPSNEASTADRILARIADRVEQQVDLGLLLALAEQGTLPPGPVLPRPGIPKPDVRIGVAKDGAFGFYYPRDLERLREAGAALVPFSPVRDSVLPQVDGLFIGGGFPETHLAELSANQSMRDAIRDAIEADMPVYAECGGLMYLCRSIRWRGEAAEMAGVMPADAVMHEKPVGRGYVRLQTTGRERWPNAPAALHAHEFHYSSLENLAPGLTYAYEVTRGAGIDGHHDGFVYRNLLANYVHLQDVEEHHWTRRFVDFIRGVKTKRETTENTE; this is encoded by the coding sequence ATGGCTCATCTACTGATTGGCGCTCCATCCAAGTCTTCCGGGAAGACGACCCTGACCCTCGGGCTGTGTGCCGCCCTCGCCCGCCGCGGCTTGGTGGTACAACCTTTCAAGAAGGGACCCGACTACATCGATCCGATGTGGCTGGGCCGGGCGGCTGGCCGCCCCTGTTACACCCTCGATTTCAACACCATGGACCGGAAGGAAATCCTCGGTACGTTCCGGAGCTATTCGGAACCTGCGACCATCAGCCTGGTCGAGGGTAATATGGGGCTCTATGACAGTCTCGATGTGGCGGGGGCCCATAGCAATGCCGCATTGGCGGCTCTGCTTGGGGCACCGGTGCTGCTGGTGGTCAATGTCAAAGGCGCCACTCGCAGCATCGTCCCGCTAATTCGCGGTTTCCTGGAATTCGAGCCCAAGGTGCACTTCGCCGGCATCCTGTTGAACAATGTGGCCGGCGACCGGCACGAGAAACGGTTACGTGAGGTGATTGGGCACTATCTGGATATCCCGGTCGTTGGAGCGGTTCATCGGGACCCGGCTCTGGCCATTGACGAGCGCCACCTGGGCCTGGTACCCAGCAACGAGGCATCCACTGCCGACCGCATTTTGGCCCGTATTGCCGATCGGGTGGAGCAGCAGGTCGATCTGGGGCTACTCCTCGCCTTGGCCGAACAGGGCACATTGCCGCCCGGTCCCGTTTTGCCCCGTCCCGGTATCCCGAAACCCGATGTGCGTATCGGCGTCGCCAAGGATGGTGCCTTCGGATTCTATTATCCCCGGGACCTGGAACGCTTGCGGGAAGCGGGAGCGGCACTTGTGCCGTTCAGCCCAGTTCGGGACAGTGTCTTGCCGCAGGTGGACGGGCTTTTTATCGGCGGGGGCTTTCCGGAAACCCACCTCGCCGAACTCTCCGCCAATCAATCGATGCGGGATGCCATAAGAGATGCCATCGAGGCGGATATGCCGGTCTACGCCGAATGCGGGGGACTCATGTATCTCTGTCGCTCCATCCGCTGGCGAGGCGAGGCAGCCGAAATGGCGGGGGTAATGCCGGCGGATGCGGTGATGCATGAAAAGCCGGTCGGGCGGGGCTATGTGCGTCTGCAGACGACCGGTCGGGAGCGATGGCCCAATGCTCCCGCAGCGTTGCACGCCCATGAGTTTCACTACTCGTCACTTGAGAATCTCGCTCCAGGCCTTACCTATGCTTATGAAGTAACCCGCGGAGCAGGCATCGACGGGCACCACGATGGATTTGTTTATCGCAACCTGCTGGCCAACTATGTTCACCTGCAGGATGTCGAAGAGCATCACTGGACCCGCCGCTTCGTCGATTTCATCCGGGGGGTGAAGACAAAACGGGAAACCACAGAGAACACAGAGTGA
- a CDS encoding HesB/IscA family protein has product MIKLTAAAAEQVRNSAEQVDAKTLSLRIAARKKPDGSMDYGIGFDESNDEDMVFNCEGIEVVMAPEYGPLLSGATIDFVEIEPGEHRLIVMNPNDASFVPPKEV; this is encoded by the coding sequence ATGATAAAACTGACTGCCGCGGCTGCCGAACAGGTCCGCAACTCGGCGGAACAGGTGGATGCCAAGACACTGTCCCTGCGTATCGCCGCCAGGAAAAAACCGGATGGCAGCATGGATTACGGTATCGGCTTTGACGAATCCAACGATGAGGACATGGTCTTCAACTGCGAAGGTATCGAAGTAGTGATGGCCCCGGAGTACGGTCCCCTGTTGTCGGGCGCCACCATTGATTTCGTCGAGATCGAGCCGGGCGAGCATCGCCTCATCGTCATGAACCCCAATGACGCGAGCTTTGTACCGCCCAAGGAAGTGTAA
- a CDS encoding ATP-binding protein: MTQARDIGDAGRFDPVAAHDKAAAQRREGFRLLKYKRFVLPLAGIGLLIPLMGITGVLLAHYPAYTDTLFTALLLFTASGLGLVYFLFKALYGHVLTPVWRLKDWVARIRSGDHEARLTEHGNDEFDGLSHDLNAIGQFLETLSHNLDEEVRRQTERIAQKTNSLQVLYDVAASLNASRDLKDLLTRFLYTMRDIVNAHAGTVRLLTDNNQMELVASIGLDDEIVERERMVPVQRCLCGSALSEGEVLFQQDLKPCTQFVGRPMLEDTSLEMIAVPLQYRGKNLGVYNLFVNRAEFEARDEVKALFTSIGRHLGMAIEKAHLDNEAKRLSIMQERNALAHELHDSLAQTLASLRFQTSMLDETVDQQSMEDIHSEIQQIKGGLDEAYTELRELLAHFRAPMNARGLLPALEDLIGTFRKQTGMHILLQKEWESTRLPGNMEMQVLRIVQEALANIRKHSRAHTVRVMLKCNNEGQYHVLVEDDGVGMSRPAFTGHPGEHIGLSIMQERARYLGGELRIESEESEGTRVQLSFRHPDPNTDRHNQRFALI; the protein is encoded by the coding sequence ATGACACAGGCGCGAGATATCGGCGATGCCGGCCGCTTTGACCCCGTTGCCGCCCACGACAAGGCGGCGGCTCAGCGACGGGAGGGATTCCGTTTGCTGAAATACAAGCGGTTTGTGCTGCCGCTGGCCGGTATCGGGCTGCTTATACCGCTGATGGGGATAACCGGCGTCCTGCTCGCCCATTATCCCGCTTACACCGATACCCTGTTCACCGCACTACTCCTCTTCACCGCTAGCGGGCTGGGGCTTGTCTACTTCCTCTTCAAAGCCCTCTACGGGCATGTGCTGACACCCGTCTGGCGTCTCAAGGATTGGGTGGCACGCATACGTAGCGGTGATCACGAAGCCCGTCTGACGGAACACGGCAATGATGAGTTCGACGGCCTCTCGCACGATCTCAATGCGATTGGTCAGTTTCTGGAGACACTCTCGCACAACCTGGACGAAGAGGTTCGCCGCCAAACAGAACGCATCGCCCAGAAAACCAACTCGCTACAGGTTCTCTATGACGTGGCGGCCAGCCTCAACGCCTCCCGGGACCTGAAGGATCTCCTGACCCGTTTTCTGTACACCATGCGGGACATCGTAAATGCCCACGCTGGTACCGTACGCCTGCTGACGGACAACAATCAGATGGAGCTGGTCGCGTCCATCGGCCTCGATGACGAAATAGTGGAACGCGAACGCATGGTCCCGGTTCAACGCTGCCTGTGCGGGAGCGCCCTGTCCGAGGGTGAAGTCCTGTTTCAGCAGGACTTGAAACCGTGTACCCAGTTCGTCGGGCGCCCCATGCTGGAAGACACGTCCCTGGAAATGATTGCCGTTCCGCTACAGTACCGGGGTAAAAATCTCGGCGTCTATAACCTGTTCGTCAACCGCGCCGAATTCGAGGCCCGCGACGAGGTCAAGGCGCTGTTCACCAGCATCGGCAGGCACCTGGGCATGGCCATCGAAAAGGCTCACCTCGACAATGAAGCCAAGCGACTGTCGATCATGCAGGAGCGAAATGCCCTAGCCCATGAGCTGCACGACTCCCTGGCCCAGACGCTGGCCTCCCTGCGCTTCCAGACCTCGATGCTGGATGAGACCGTCGACCAGCAGAGCATGGAAGACATCCACTCGGAAATCCAGCAAATCAAGGGCGGCCTGGATGAAGCGTACACGGAGCTTCGGGAGCTGTTGGCACACTTCCGCGCCCCCATGAATGCCCGCGGCCTGTTGCCGGCTCTGGAAGACCTGATCGGCACCTTCCGCAAGCAGACCGGCATGCATATCCTGCTGCAAAAGGAGTGGGAGTCCACCCGTCTTCCCGGCAATATGGAGATGCAGGTGCTGCGAATCGTCCAGGAGGCACTCGCCAACATTCGCAAGCACAGTCGCGCCCATACAGTGCGGGTAATGCTCAAGTGTAATAACGAAGGCCAGTACCACGTACTGGTAGAAGATGACGGCGTGGGCATGAGTCGCCCCGCCTTCACCGGACACCCGGGCGAACACATCGGACTGTCGATCATGCAGGAGCGGGCCCGCTACCTGGGTGGTGAATTGCGTATCGAATCCGAAGAGAGTGAAGGCACACGAGTACAGCTCAGCTTCCGTCATCCGGATCCGAATACTGACCGTCACAATCAGCGATTTGCCCTGATTTAG
- a CDS encoding response regulator codes for MRVLLIDDHTLFRSGLETLLERHGIDVAAAVGDGREGLEKAKELQPEIILLDMRMPDMNGLEVLNALRREGLTMPIVMLTTSNEEEDLVECLRNGAQGYLLKDMEPTELVEALREIVGGKTIVAPELAGVLARVVQGDGGLTVEAPKTEANPFDELTPREKEILCLLAEGQSNKVIARNLGISDGTVKLHVKAILRKLDVHSRVEAAVMAVEQSLCPKE; via the coding sequence ATGCGTGTCTTGTTGATTGACGACCACACCCTTTTCCGTAGCGGTCTTGAAACGCTACTCGAACGTCATGGCATCGATGTAGCCGCCGCGGTGGGTGACGGGCGCGAAGGTCTGGAAAAGGCAAAGGAATTGCAGCCCGAGATCATTCTTCTGGACATGCGCATGCCCGACATGAACGGACTCGAGGTGCTGAACGCCCTGCGCCGCGAAGGACTGACCATGCCCATCGTCATGCTGACCACCTCCAACGAAGAGGAGGACCTGGTAGAGTGCCTGCGCAATGGCGCCCAGGGTTATCTGCTGAAAGATATGGAGCCGACAGAGCTGGTCGAAGCCCTCCGCGAAATCGTCGGTGGCAAGACCATCGTCGCCCCCGAACTGGCGGGCGTACTTGCCCGGGTCGTTCAGGGCGACGGCGGCCTGACTGTGGAAGCCCCGAAGACGGAAGCCAATCCCTTCGACGAACTCACTCCGCGGGAGAAAGAGATCCTCTGTTTGCTCGCCGAAGGTCAGAGCAACAAAGTCATCGCCCGCAACCTGGGTATCTCCGACGGCACCGTCAAGCTTCACGTCAAGGCCATCTTGCGCAAGCTGGACGTCCATTCCCGAGTCGAAGCAGCTGTGATGGCCGTAGAGCAGAGTCTCTGCCCAAAGGAGTAA